The Hyphomicrobiales bacterium genome includes a window with the following:
- a CDS encoding NAD(P)-binding protein produces the protein MSCKGAFDVLFEPVVIGPVTAKNRFYAVPQCTGMGFSYPNAYIRHREIKAEGGWGVVCTEECMIHPTSDHSASTHLRLWTEDDVRFLARVADGVHRHGALLGVELAHAGRSAANRLTREYPIAPSPLHYFGPGPFMARVMDKTDIRALRGWHRDAALRARRAGADIIYVYCAHDLSIAMQFLLERTNSRTDEYGGSLENRVRLLRELLEDTKDAVGDACAVAIRFCVEEMLGPEGLSSEGECADIIGMLAEIPDLWDVNVSDWNNDSGPSRFFEEGYQERYTGFVKSLTSKPVVGVGRYTSPDRMVAAIKAGRLDLIGAARPSIADPFLPAKIEEGRLDEIRECIGCNMCTVNQHYAVPIRCTQNPSIGVEWSRDWHPERVSVRKSEKPVLVVGSGPAGLECALTLARRGYPVTLAEARPEAGGRVARERKLPGLTAWGRVADHRLLMLGKMANVDVFFESDLTATHLLEFGFSRIALALGAHWRRDGVGRRNARAIKGAEGANVYTPDDVMNGIDIPGPVVVFDDDHYYMGSVIAEKLALEGKQVHLVTPAAEAATWSRMTLEWPHVQARLAELAIPVLPFRNLVEIHPSAAVTVTAFTSIREAVECASVVLVTGMASDQRLLHALLDDPVQLERAGIELVEPIGDYQAPSSIAQAVHDGRRFAMQIDEVRLEVPYKVEPLRLCDEPSSLAPVRNR, from the coding sequence ATGTCGTGCAAGGGGGCCTTCGACGTACTGTTCGAGCCGGTCGTCATCGGACCGGTTACCGCCAAGAACCGGTTCTACGCGGTCCCGCAGTGCACCGGCATGGGGTTCAGCTATCCCAATGCCTACATCAGGCACAGGGAGATAAAGGCCGAGGGCGGCTGGGGGGTCGTCTGCACAGAGGAGTGCATGATCCATCCGACTTCGGATCACTCGGCCTCGACGCATCTGAGGTTGTGGACCGAGGACGACGTACGTTTCCTCGCGCGCGTCGCGGACGGGGTGCACCGGCATGGGGCTCTGCTCGGTGTGGAGCTCGCGCATGCCGGCCGCTCCGCCGCCAATCGGCTGACGCGGGAGTATCCGATCGCTCCCTCCCCGTTGCACTACTTCGGGCCGGGGCCGTTCATGGCGCGCGTGATGGACAAGACGGACATTCGCGCGCTTCGCGGATGGCACCGCGACGCGGCGCTACGTGCGAGGCGTGCTGGCGCGGACATCATCTACGTCTACTGCGCGCACGATTTGTCGATCGCAATGCAATTCCTGCTGGAGCGCACGAACAGCCGGACCGACGAGTACGGTGGATCGCTGGAGAACCGTGTCCGGCTCCTGCGTGAATTGTTGGAGGACACCAAGGACGCCGTCGGCGATGCCTGTGCTGTGGCCATCCGTTTCTGTGTCGAGGAAATGCTGGGACCGGAGGGCCTCTCGAGCGAGGGCGAATGCGCGGACATCATTGGGATGCTCGCCGAGATACCCGATCTCTGGGATGTGAACGTGAGTGACTGGAACAATGATTCCGGGCCGTCCCGTTTCTTCGAGGAGGGTTATCAGGAACGCTATACTGGCTTCGTCAAGTCGTTGACATCCAAGCCGGTCGTCGGGGTCGGTCGTTATACATCCCCGGATCGGATGGTTGCCGCGATCAAGGCGGGACGGCTCGATCTGATTGGCGCCGCTCGTCCTTCCATCGCCGACCCGTTCCTGCCGGCCAAGATCGAGGAAGGCCGCCTCGACGAGATCCGTGAATGCATCGGCTGCAACATGTGCACCGTGAACCAGCACTATGCGGTTCCGATCCGCTGTACCCAGAACCCGTCGATCGGCGTGGAATGGTCGCGCGACTGGCATCCCGAGCGCGTGTCCGTCCGCAAGAGCGAAAAGCCGGTCCTGGTCGTCGGGTCGGGTCCCGCCGGCCTCGAATGTGCGCTCACGCTCGCGCGCCGCGGCTATCCCGTGACCCTGGCGGAAGCGCGCCCCGAGGCGGGCGGACGCGTGGCGCGCGAGCGCAAGCTTCCGGGTCTCACCGCCTGGGGGCGCGTTGCCGATCACCGCCTTCTCATGCTTGGCAAGATGGCCAATGTCGACGTCTTCTTCGAGAGCGATCTGACCGCAACGCATCTCCTCGAGTTCGGCTTTTCGCGGATCGCACTCGCCCTCGGCGCCCATTGGCGCAGGGACGGGGTGGGACGCCGGAACGCCCGTGCGATCAAAGGCGCCGAAGGAGCGAATGTTTACACTCCCGACGACGTCATGAATGGCATCGACATTCCCGGCCCCGTGGTGGTCTTCGACGACGACCACTACTACATGGGCAGTGTAATCGCCGAGAAGCTGGCACTGGAGGGCAAGCAGGTTCATCTGGTGACGCCTGCGGCGGAGGCGGCCACCTGGAGCCGCATGACCCTCGAATGGCCGCATGTCCAGGCGCGCCTCGCAGAACTCGCAATCCCGGTCCTTCCATTCCGGAACCTCGTCGAGATCCATCCATCCGCCGCGGTGACCGTAACGGCTTTTACCTCCATCCGCGAGGCCGTCGAGTGCGCCTCCGTGGTCCTGGTGACCGGGATGGCCAGCGACCAGAGGCTGCTGCACGCACTTCTCGATGACCCAGTGCAGCTCGAGCGGGCCGGCATCGAACTGGTCGAGCCGATCGGCGACTATCAGGCTCCCTCCTCGATCGCACAGGCGGTCCACGACGGCCGCCGCTTCGCGATGCAAATCGACGAGGTTCGCCTGGAAGTTCCCTACAAGGTCGAGCCCCTGCGGCTCTGTGACGAGCCCTCCTCCCTGGCTCCAGTGCGGAACCGTTGA
- a CDS encoding AMP-binding protein encodes MMSPEPLRLDLGSLLERQAGLFGDRRFVKMADDAEWVTYGAFNARANRIAHGLAELGVSAKTYVCILLGNSVDYLAFSYALKKIGAIEVSVNVEFKGVGLARLLNMTGARMIVTEQAFFEQLCDVQQMLEHADTLILADNTDPSDTPLSRYRRIALDDMISSNTTNPVRNVADFEVSQIQFTSGTTGPAKGLLSTHRHALRKAEGVAEVCKLTADDCSYTPWPLFHSGAAHHEVLTVILTGGRVVLRKRFSATRFWDEIRENGATWFMIVGSVEMILCAPPPDPRDADNPVRVVFGCPYPIPRKTFEARFGLKTIDCYGLEDAGFVSATHLDDGDYETQGRVRDLYEIRIGDENDDPVPVGAQGEILIRTREPYSIIQGYFGDPEGTIKATRNQWFHTGDLGKVDAAGRLYYISRLKQIIRRRGENIQPVQIEEVVHTHPDVEECVAVGVPSPVGEEDVKLLVALRPGRVLTADALRDFCDKRMARFMIPEHIIFSDEIPRTPTGKPDLAKIRDMPIESRSRSSRTV; translated from the coding sequence ATGATGTCGCCAGAGCCTCTGAGATTGGATCTCGGCTCATTGCTGGAACGCCAGGCGGGGCTGTTCGGCGACCGCCGCTTCGTCAAGATGGCCGATGACGCCGAGTGGGTGACCTATGGCGCGTTCAACGCGCGCGCGAACCGCATAGCCCATGGCCTCGCCGAACTCGGCGTATCCGCCAAAACCTACGTCTGCATCCTTCTCGGCAACAGCGTCGACTATCTCGCATTCTCATACGCACTGAAAAAGATCGGCGCGATCGAAGTGTCGGTCAACGTCGAGTTCAAGGGCGTCGGGCTGGCACGGCTCCTCAACATGACGGGCGCGAGGATGATCGTCACGGAGCAGGCGTTCTTCGAACAGCTCTGCGACGTCCAGCAGATGCTCGAGCATGCCGACACGCTGATCCTGGCCGACAATACCGATCCATCGGATACGCCGCTCTCCCGCTACCGGCGGATCGCCCTCGACGACATGATCTCCTCGAATACCACGAACCCGGTGCGCAACGTCGCCGACTTCGAGGTCAGCCAGATCCAGTTCACCTCGGGTACGACAGGGCCCGCGAAAGGGCTGCTCAGCACCCATCGACACGCCCTCAGGAAGGCCGAAGGCGTCGCCGAGGTCTGCAAGCTGACTGCCGACGACTGTTCCTACACGCCCTGGCCGCTGTTTCACTCGGGCGCCGCGCATCATGAGGTTCTCACCGTCATCCTGACCGGCGGGCGGGTGGTGCTCCGCAAGCGGTTCAGCGCGACCCGGTTTTGGGACGAAATCCGCGAGAATGGGGCGACCTGGTTCATGATCGTGGGCTCCGTCGAGATGATCCTCTGTGCGCCGCCGCCGGACCCGCGCGATGCCGACAATCCCGTTCGCGTGGTATTCGGCTGCCCTTATCCGATCCCGCGCAAGACATTCGAGGCGCGTTTCGGTCTCAAGACGATCGACTGTTATGGCCTCGAGGACGCCGGCTTCGTCAGCGCGACGCATCTCGACGATGGCGACTACGAAACCCAGGGGCGTGTTCGCGACCTCTATGAAATCCGCATTGGCGACGAGAACGACGATCCCGTGCCCGTAGGAGCGCAGGGCGAAATCCTGATCCGCACACGCGAGCCCTATTCGATCATTCAAGGCTACTTCGGCGACCCGGAGGGAACTATCAAGGCGACACGGAACCAATGGTTCCATACGGGAGATCTGGGCAAGGTCGATGCGGCGGGGCGGCTCTACTACATCTCCCGGCTGAAGCAGATCATCCGGCGCCGGGGTGAAAATATCCAGCCGGTCCAGATCGAGGAGGTCGTCCACACCCACCCAGACGTCGAGGAGTGTGTCGCGGTCGGCGTGCCGAGCCCCGTCGGCGAGGAGGACGTCAAGCTCCTGGTCGCGTTGCGGCCTGGCCGCGTCCTGACAGCGGATGCCCTGCGGGATTTCTGCGACAAGCGCATGGCGCGTTTCATGATTCCCGAGCACATTATTTTCTCTGACGAGATCCCGAGGACGCCGACAGGCAAGCCGGACCTCGCGAAGATCCGTGATATGCCGATCGAGAGTCGATCCCGATCGAGCCGAACCGTTTGA
- a CDS encoding NAD(P)-binding protein produces MPFPALSSPIHLGGCRIRNRIVLTGHDTNLAADNRPTDALTAYYQARARGGAGLVVVQVIGVHPTACESGHMLMATSDDCIPAFSTLFDAIRAEGATAVAQLFHPGRERHARLDGIVAPCFSPSVSPSERHRTVPVSLEVEAIEAIVEGYGDAARRLAQAGADGVEIVASHGYLLAQFLNPNVNRRNDAYGGNIANRLRLTREILAACRRQLPPDRIIGLRLSVDDRDLGGCDAASAREVCCSLAPDIDYLSLVAGTASTQAGAIHIVPPMSHGAGYLAQDAAAIRGATGKPVILTGRINQPQEAERLIASGAADLCGMTRAMICDADMPAKALGDRSDEIRACIGCNQACIGHYEKGLPISCIQNPESGRELALRGLRPTGTPRKVVVVGGGVAGMKSAVTAARFGHRVTLFEASARLGGQALLAHTLPGRAEFGGIVTNLEQELARTDVLVRKGVRATPELVAAEAPDALIVATGSLPALPELDDGGNRLVQAVDVLSGHARTGPRVVVYDWRADWVGAGVAEKLARDGVHVRLAVNGPCAAASLQTYVRDEAVATLFRLGVETLPFMRLFGVDEGTAYFLHTIAQEPIVLEAVDSVVVNFPNRPVPFSLPESMLGGLAVHVVGDALSPRTAEEAVYEGFMASLADLTR; encoded by the coding sequence ATTCCGTTCCCGGCGCTCTCTTCCCCAATACACCTGGGCGGATGCAGGATCCGCAACCGCATCGTCCTGACCGGGCACGATACGAATCTGGCGGCCGACAATCGACCGACCGACGCGCTGACCGCCTATTACCAGGCCCGCGCACGGGGCGGCGCCGGACTGGTCGTCGTCCAAGTCATCGGGGTTCATCCGACGGCCTGCGAGTCCGGCCACATGCTGATGGCCACGAGTGACGACTGCATCCCGGCTTTCAGTACGTTGTTCGATGCAATCCGAGCCGAAGGCGCCACGGCGGTCGCTCAGCTCTTCCATCCGGGCAGGGAACGGCACGCCCGCCTCGATGGCATCGTCGCCCCGTGCTTCTCGCCCTCGGTCAGCCCATCGGAGCGGCACCGCACCGTCCCGGTTTCGCTCGAGGTCGAGGCTATCGAGGCGATCGTCGAGGGCTACGGCGATGCCGCGCGCCGACTGGCGCAAGCCGGCGCCGATGGCGTCGAGATCGTCGCGAGCCACGGCTATCTGCTGGCCCAGTTCCTCAATCCGAACGTGAACCGGCGCAACGACGCCTATGGCGGCAACATCGCGAATAGGCTCCGCTTGACGCGCGAGATCCTTGCCGCCTGCCGACGGCAGCTCCCCCCGGACCGGATCATCGGGCTTCGCCTTTCCGTCGACGATCGGGACCTTGGGGGATGCGATGCGGCGAGCGCGCGCGAGGTGTGCTGCAGCCTCGCGCCGGACATCGACTATCTGAGCCTCGTTGCAGGGACGGCGTCGACACAGGCCGGGGCGATTCACATCGTCCCGCCTATGAGCCATGGCGCAGGCTACTTGGCGCAAGACGCAGCCGCCATCCGGGGAGCGACGGGAAAGCCGGTCATCCTCACGGGGCGGATCAATCAGCCGCAGGAGGCGGAGCGGCTCATCGCGTCCGGTGCCGCCGATCTCTGCGGCATGACGCGCGCGATGATCTGCGACGCCGACATGCCGGCAAAGGCGCTCGGCGATCGCAGCGACGAGATCCGGGCTTGCATCGGATGCAATCAGGCGTGCATCGGCCACTACGAGAAGGGGTTGCCGATCTCGTGTATCCAGAACCCGGAAAGCGGACGCGAACTGGCGTTGCGCGGGCTGCGGCCCACCGGCACGCCGCGCAAGGTCGTGGTCGTCGGCGGTGGTGTCGCCGGTATGAAGTCGGCGGTGACTGCGGCGCGCTTCGGGCATCGGGTGACGCTGTTCGAGGCGAGCGCCCGCCTGGGCGGACAGGCGCTGCTCGCGCACACGCTGCCCGGGCGGGCCGAATTCGGTGGCATCGTCACCAATCTCGAACAGGAGCTGGCGCGAACCGACGTTCTGGTCCGCAAGGGGGTGCGAGCAACGCCGGAACTGGTCGCAGCCGAGGCTCCGGATGCGCTGATTGTCGCGACCGGTTCGCTGCCGGCACTTCCCGAACTCGACGATGGTGGCAATCGCCTTGTCCAGGCGGTCGACGTCCTTTCGGGGCACGCGCGTACCGGTCCGCGGGTGGTCGTCTACGACTGGCGTGCCGACTGGGTGGGGGCCGGCGTGGCGGAGAAGCTGGCCCGCGACGGCGTCCATGTGCGTCTCGCCGTCAACGGGCCATGCGCGGCGGCGTCACTGCAGACTTATGTGCGCGACGAGGCCGTTGCGACGCTCTTTCGGCTCGGCGTCGAGACCTTGCCCTTCATGCGCCTGTTCGGCGTCGACGAGGGCACCGCCTATTTCCTCCACACTATTGCCCAGGAACCCATCGTCCTGGAAGCGGTGGACAGCGTCGTCGTGAATTTTCCGAACCGTCCCGTCCCGTTCTCGTTGCCGGAGAGCATGCTCGGCGGCCTCGCTGTGCACGTCGTCGGGGACGCGCTCAGTCCCCGGACCGCGGAGGAAGCCGTCTACGAGGGCTTCATGGCCAGCCTCGCCGATCTCACCAGATAG